A part of Kitasatospora acidiphila genomic DNA contains:
- a CDS encoding TerD family protein, whose protein sequence is MSVTLVKGGNVSLSKASPNLTQVQIGLGWDARSTTGAPFDLDASALLCSGGRVLGDEYFVFYNNLKSPEGSVEHMGDNLVGGVEGEDGDEEVVVVNLDLVPAQVDKVVFPVSIYDADARTQSFGQVRNAYIRVVNLQTAEEIARYDLTEDASSETAMIFGELYRYQGEWKFRAVGQGYASGLRGIALDFGVNVQ, encoded by the coding sequence ATGAGTGTCACGCTCGTCAAGGGCGGCAACGTCTCGCTGAGCAAGGCGTCGCCGAACCTGACGCAGGTGCAGATCGGCCTCGGCTGGGACGCCAGGTCGACCACCGGCGCGCCCTTCGACCTGGACGCCAGCGCGCTGCTCTGCTCCGGCGGCCGGGTGCTCGGCGACGAGTACTTCGTCTTCTACAACAACCTCAAGAGCCCCGAGGGTTCCGTCGAGCACATGGGCGACAACCTGGTCGGCGGGGTCGAGGGCGAGGACGGGGACGAGGAGGTCGTGGTGGTCAACCTCGACCTGGTGCCCGCGCAGGTGGACAAGGTGGTCTTCCCGGTCTCGATCTACGACGCCGACGCCCGGACGCAGAGCTTCGGCCAGGTCCGCAACGCCTACATCCGGGTGGTCAACCTGCAGACCGCCGAGGAGATCGCGCGCTACGACCTCACCGAGGACGCGTCCAGCGAGACCGCGATGATCTTCGGGGAGCTCTACCGCTACCAGGGCGAGTGGAAGTTCCGTGCCGTCGGTCAGGGCTACGCGTCGGGATTGCGAGGGATCGCCTTGGATTTCGGGGTCAACGTACAGTAA
- a CDS encoding Tellurium resistance, translated as MVRQTIVAAGDDGSEGWGSAVGAVWEFLRGERHLSDVQLNQGGKITLTKSSPAHAITGEGAMTGNLYVNLHWTAREVDGGQGQLRRKLLQPRQLLRNETEVGQPVGPQNVDLDLACMYELANGARGVVQPLGQFFGDLNQPPYIKLSGDDQYGAPSGETMFINLEKKDEFKRLLIFVYIYDGTPAFAHTHAVIQIIPPTGPRLEVNLDRREAAARSCAVLLIENQGGVLMARRELRYVHGFQSDLDRLYGFGMQWQRGYKDS; from the coding sequence ATGGTGCGTCAGACGATCGTCGCGGCAGGTGACGACGGGTCCGAGGGCTGGGGGTCGGCTGTGGGTGCGGTCTGGGAGTTCCTGCGCGGTGAACGGCATCTGTCCGACGTGCAGCTGAACCAGGGCGGCAAGATCACCCTGACCAAGTCCAGCCCCGCGCACGCGATAACGGGCGAGGGCGCGATGACCGGCAACCTCTACGTGAACCTGCACTGGACGGCACGCGAGGTCGACGGCGGGCAGGGGCAGCTGCGCCGCAAGCTGCTCCAGCCGCGCCAACTGCTGCGCAACGAGACCGAGGTCGGCCAGCCGGTCGGGCCGCAGAACGTCGACCTGGACCTCGCCTGCATGTATGAACTCGCCAACGGCGCCCGGGGCGTGGTGCAGCCGCTCGGCCAGTTCTTCGGCGACCTCAACCAGCCGCCGTACATCAAGCTGAGCGGCGACGACCAGTACGGTGCGCCGTCCGGCGAGACGATGTTCATCAACCTGGAGAAGAAGGACGAGTTCAAGCGGCTGCTGATCTTCGTCTACATCTACGACGGGACGCCGGCCTTCGCCCACACCCATGCCGTGATCCAGATCATCCCGCCGACCGGGCCGCGCCTGGAGGTCAACCTCGACCGCCGGGAGGCGGCCGCCCGGTCCTGTGCGGTGCTGCTGATCGAGAACCAGGGCGGCGTGCTGATGGCCCGCCGGGAGCTGCGGTACGTGCACGGCTTCCAGTCGGACCTGGACCGCCTGTACGGCTTCGGCATGCAGTGGCAGCGCGGCTACAAGGACAGCTGA
- a CDS encoding FmdB family zinc ribbon protein: MPRYDFRCRTCGATFELRRPMAQANAPAVCPQGHPDTTKLLSTVAITSPGGTGAPQSSGGGGGCCGGGCCG; this comes from the coding sequence ATGCCACGTTATGACTTCCGCTGCCGCACCTGTGGTGCCACCTTCGAACTGCGCCGCCCGATGGCGCAGGCCAACGCTCCGGCGGTCTGCCCGCAGGGCCACCCGGACACCACCAAGCTGCTCTCCACGGTCGCCATCACCTCTCCGGGCGGCACGGGCGCGCCGCAGTCCTCGGGCGGTGGCGGCGGCTGCTGCGGTGGCGGCTGCTGCGGCTGA
- a CDS encoding DUF2637 domain-containing protein, with protein MSLSSIQVVWAVVGGAALIFTAILVATLRFKAAKSEENTDSWERSEERRRRKEMVYGISSYVLLFVCAGVAAALSFHGLVGFGTQNLGLSNGWQYLVPFGLDGAAMFCSVLAVREASHGDAALGSRMLVWLFAIASAWFNWVHAPRGGDHNGAPQFFAGMSISAAVLFDRALKQTRRAALREQGLIPRPLPQIRIVRWLRAPRETYAAWSLMLLENVRSLDEAVEEVREERTAKLEARAAARSADRRERAELKAIARTGTGLPRGRGGRQVPALTRGSGDAQPATEPALAEAADPMAKVGPSALEPAALSGGLRGEGRSSRDGGWESREAIDLTPDDDTLSLPKLDSPFDSLERKLRAMEKKLG; from the coding sequence ATGTCACTCTCCTCCATACAGGTCGTCTGGGCCGTCGTCGGCGGCGCGGCCCTGATCTTCACTGCAATCCTGGTGGCCACCCTGCGCTTCAAGGCCGCCAAGTCCGAGGAGAACACGGACTCGTGGGAGCGCAGCGAGGAGCGCCGCCGCCGCAAGGAGATGGTCTACGGGATCTCCTCCTACGTGCTGCTGTTCGTCTGTGCCGGCGTGGCCGCCGCGCTCTCGTTCCACGGCCTGGTCGGTTTCGGTACGCAGAACCTGGGCCTGAGCAACGGCTGGCAGTACCTGGTGCCGTTCGGCCTGGACGGTGCGGCCATGTTCTGCTCGGTGCTCGCGGTGCGGGAGGCCAGCCACGGTGACGCGGCGCTCGGCTCCCGCATGCTGGTGTGGCTCTTCGCGATCGCCTCGGCCTGGTTCAACTGGGTGCACGCCCCGCGCGGCGGCGACCACAACGGTGCCCCGCAGTTCTTCGCCGGCATGTCGATCTCGGCGGCGGTGCTCTTCGACCGGGCGCTGAAGCAGACCCGCCGGGCCGCGCTGCGCGAGCAGGGCCTGATTCCGCGCCCGCTGCCGCAGATCCGGATCGTCCGCTGGCTGCGGGCGCCGCGCGAGACCTACGCGGCCTGGTCGCTGATGCTGCTGGAGAACGTGCGCAGCCTGGACGAGGCGGTGGAGGAGGTCCGCGAGGAGCGGACCGCCAAGCTGGAGGCCCGTGCGGCGGCCCGCAGCGCCGACCGCCGGGAGCGGGCCGAGCTGAAGGCGATCGCCCGGACCGGCACCGGCCTGCCCCGGGGTCGCGGTGGCCGCCAGGTGCCCGCGCTGACCCGCGGCAGCGGCGACGCCCAGCCCGCTACGGAGCCTGCGCTAGCGGAGGCCGCTGACCCGATGGCCAAGGTCGGCCCGTCGGCGCTGGAGCCGGCGGCGCTCTCCGGCGGCCTGCGCGGCGAGGGCCGGAGCAGCCGGGACGGCGGTTGGGAGAGCCGGGAGGCCATCGACCTGACCCCGGACGACGACACGCTGTCGCTGCCCAAGCTGGACTCGCCGTTCGACTCGCTGGAGCGCAAGCTGCGCGCCATGGAGAAGAAGCTCGGCTGA
- a CDS encoding phosphoribosyltransferase domain-containing protein, whose product MGEVVAGGQVGEVVAGGLVGEVVAGGPEGEVVAGRPEGEAWGGSWVAEQVGIELSDSPGLRDLVGMAIRRGNPARAQLLVSRVLGKHVPQHPSVVLGAGRRLGAEVRAVLGAEPAVVLSYAETATALGQCVADELGAVHLHSTRRAVPAYTSVADFEEEHSHATSHLLLPRDPELLAADGALVLVDDELSTGRTVLNTIAALHRRWPRRRYVLAALVDLRTVRDRARLAEFAAGLGASVTAVALARGEIRLPADVVVRAAAVVARAGAEARAAAVVRGAPVVRARVRPARRLLSAPTWCAWSSTGHSGCRRVRGTAARPTRCAGSPRRCPRWRTPWPAGCAATNGGSWCSAARS is encoded by the coding sequence GTGGGTGAGGTGGTGGCCGGCGGGCAGGTGGGTGAGGTGGTGGCCGGCGGGCTGGTGGGTGAGGTGGTGGCCGGCGGGCCGGAGGGCGAGGTGGTGGCCGGCCGGCCGGAGGGCGAGGCCTGGGGCGGTTCCTGGGTGGCCGAGCAGGTCGGCATCGAGCTGTCCGACTCGCCCGGCCTGCGGGACCTGGTGGGGATGGCGATCCGGCGCGGCAACCCGGCGCGCGCCCAGCTGCTGGTCTCCCGGGTGCTGGGCAAGCACGTTCCGCAGCACCCCTCGGTGGTGCTCGGCGCCGGGCGGCGGCTGGGCGCCGAGGTGCGGGCCGTGCTCGGGGCGGAGCCGGCCGTGGTGCTGAGCTACGCGGAGACCGCCACCGCGCTCGGGCAGTGCGTGGCCGACGAGTTGGGAGCTGTCCACCTGCACTCCACCCGGCGCGCGGTGCCCGCCTACACCTCGGTGGCCGACTTCGAGGAGGAGCACTCGCACGCCACCTCGCACCTGCTGCTGCCACGTGATCCCGAACTGCTGGCGGCCGACGGCGCGTTGGTTCTCGTCGACGACGAACTTTCGACCGGCCGTACGGTGTTGAACACCATCGCCGCGCTGCATCGCCGGTGGCCGCGCCGGCGGTACGTACTGGCCGCGCTGGTCGATCTGCGCACCGTGCGGGACCGGGCGCGCCTCGCGGAGTTCGCCGCCGGGCTCGGGGCCTCGGTGACCGCGGTCGCCCTGGCTCGCGGCGAGATCCGGCTGCCGGCCGACGTGGTGGTGCGGGCGGCTGCAGTGGTGGCACGGGCCGGAGCGGAGGCACGGGCGGCTGCAGTGGTGCGGGGCGCCCCGGTGGTGCGGGCGAGGGTGCGACCGGCGCGCCGGCTGCTGAGCGCGCCGACCTGGTGCGCCTGGAGCTCGACTGGCCACTCGGGGTGCCGGAGGGTGCGCGGCACGGCTGCACGCCCGACGAGGTGCGCCGGCTCACCGCGGCGCTGCCCGCGCTGGCGGACACCCTGGCCGGCCGGCTGCGCGGCGACGAACGGCGGATCCTGGTGCTCGGCAGCGAGGAGCTGA
- a CDS encoding DUF475 domain-containing protein, whose translation MFLRTFGWPFAATIAALIGAGLVWGPTGFGVVLILAILEISLSFDNAVVNATVLKRMNPFWQKIFLTVGVLIAVFGMRLLFPLLVVGLTAKIGPGTVLDLALHSDHTYHGLTYAQHLEAANPAIAAFGGIFLLMIFLDFVLEEKDYHWLRFIERPLERIGRLASVSTVLALVALVLAARFFAGDRAETVLLAGVLGLATYLAVNGLSGLFESSMEADEEGEEEDQRAGRSLVQVAGKAAFFLFLYLEVLDASFSFDGVVGAFAVSDNIFQITLGLGIGALYIRSLTVFLVRKGTLDDYVYLEHGAHYAIGALAGILLVSIAHKIPEIVTGLIGVAFIGAALISSVLRNRRQPEDPELAAADQPSVAARH comes from the coding sequence GTGTTCCTCCGAACCTTCGGATGGCCGTTCGCGGCCACGATCGCCGCACTGATCGGGGCAGGGCTGGTCTGGGGACCGACCGGGTTCGGCGTAGTGCTGATCTTGGCGATCCTGGAGATCTCGCTCTCCTTCGACAACGCGGTGGTCAACGCCACGGTCCTGAAGCGGATGAACCCGTTCTGGCAGAAGATCTTCCTGACGGTCGGCGTGCTGATCGCGGTCTTCGGCATGCGCCTGCTGTTCCCGCTGCTGGTGGTGGGGCTGACCGCGAAGATCGGGCCCGGCACGGTGCTGGACCTCGCCCTGCACAGCGACCACACGTACCACGGGCTGACCTACGCTCAGCACCTGGAGGCGGCCAACCCGGCGATCGCCGCGTTCGGTGGGATCTTCCTGCTGATGATCTTCCTGGACTTCGTGCTGGAGGAGAAGGACTACCACTGGCTGCGGTTCATCGAGCGCCCGCTGGAGAGGATCGGTCGGCTGGCCTCGGTCTCCACGGTGCTCGCGCTGGTCGCCCTGGTGCTCGCCGCCCGCTTCTTCGCCGGCGACCGGGCCGAGACGGTGCTGCTCGCCGGGGTGCTGGGCCTGGCGACCTACCTGGCGGTGAACGGCCTCTCCGGGCTCTTCGAGTCGTCGATGGAGGCCGATGAGGAGGGCGAGGAGGAAGACCAGCGGGCCGGGCGTTCGCTCGTGCAGGTGGCCGGCAAGGCGGCCTTCTTCCTGTTCCTCTACCTCGAGGTGCTGGACGCGTCGTTCTCGTTCGACGGCGTGGTCGGCGCCTTCGCCGTTTCGGACAACATCTTCCAGATCACGCTGGGCCTGGGCATCGGCGCGCTGTACATCCGCTCGCTGACGGTCTTCCTGGTCCGCAAGGGCACCCTGGACGACTACGTCTACCTGGAGCACGGCGCGCACTACGCGATCGGGGCGCTGGCCGGGATCCTGCTGGTCTCCATCGCGCACAAGATCCCGGAGATCGTCACCGGCCTGATCGGCGTGGCCTTCATCGGTGCCGCGCTCATCTCCTCGGTGCTGCGCAACCGGCGGCAGCCGGAGGACCCTGAGCTCGCGGCGGCGGACCAGCCCTCGGTGGCGGCGAGGCACTGA
- a CDS encoding TerD family protein — translation MGVSLSKGGNVSLTKEVPGLTAVLVGLGWDARTTTGADFDLDASALLCNEQGKVGKDSDFVFFNNLKSPDGSVEHAGDNLTGDGEGDDEVIKVDLSTVPPAVSKIVFPVSIYDADVRSQNFGQVRNAYIRVVNQLGGQEIARYDLSEDASTETAMVFGELYRNGTEWKFRAIGQGYASGLRGIAQDFGVNV, via the coding sequence GTGGGTGTGAGCCTGAGCAAGGGCGGCAACGTCTCGCTGACCAAGGAGGTGCCGGGCCTGACGGCCGTCCTGGTCGGCCTGGGGTGGGACGCCCGGACCACTACCGGTGCCGACTTCGACCTGGACGCCAGCGCGCTGCTCTGCAACGAGCAGGGCAAGGTGGGCAAGGACAGCGACTTCGTCTTCTTCAACAACCTCAAGAGCCCGGACGGCTCGGTCGAGCACGCCGGCGACAACCTGACCGGTGACGGCGAGGGCGACGACGAGGTCATCAAGGTCGACCTGTCGACCGTGCCGCCCGCCGTGTCGAAGATCGTCTTCCCGGTGTCGATCTACGACGCCGATGTCCGCAGCCAGAACTTCGGCCAGGTCCGCAACGCCTACATCCGGGTGGTCAACCAGCTCGGCGGCCAGGAGATCGCCCGTTACGACCTCTCCGAGGACGCCTCCACCGAGACCGCGATGGTCTTCGGTGAGCTCTACCGCAACGGCACCGAGTGGAAGTTCCGCGCGATCGGCCAGGGCTACGCCTCCGGCCTGCGCGGGATCGCCCAGGACTTCGGGGTGAACGTCTGA
- a CDS encoding HpcH/HpaI aldolase/citrate lyase family protein codes for MRHFGQLGAEVRRRLFHLEPQSFDRRSDAPVLAAALGATLYCPATRPALAADVRRQAARGAVSMVLCLEDAIADSQVRAAEANLLTQLARLAAGPEDDLPLLFVRVRTAEQIGDLTRRLGAAARLLSGYVLPKFTEATGPGYLERLAEAEAALGQRLFGMPVLESPELAHLERRRSELLGVAEVLAKHRERVLAVRLGVTDLCAAYGLRRSPELTAYELPLVASAIGDVVNVLGRTDGTGFTLTGPVWEYFPLPGGGPELDGLRRELELDLANGLLGKTCVHPSQLPVVHARTVVSHEEYRDASDILRREAGGVSASDYRNKMNEAGPHRRWAERVLRRAAAFGVARAGVGFAELLSAVRGG; via the coding sequence TTGCGCCATTTCGGCCAGCTGGGCGCGGAGGTCCGCCGGCGGCTCTTCCATCTCGAGCCGCAGTCGTTCGATCGGCGAAGCGACGCCCCCGTGCTGGCCGCCGCCCTGGGCGCCACCCTCTACTGCCCCGCCACCCGGCCCGCGCTCGCCGCCGACGTCCGCCGCCAGGCGGCCCGCGGCGCCGTCTCCATGGTGCTCTGCCTGGAGGACGCGATAGCCGACTCCCAGGTCCGCGCGGCCGAGGCCAACCTGCTGACCCAACTGGCCCGGCTTGCCGCCGGCCCCGAGGACGACCTGCCGCTGCTCTTCGTCCGGGTCCGCACCGCCGAGCAGATCGGCGACCTGACCCGGCGGCTCGGGGCCGCCGCCCGGCTGCTCAGCGGCTATGTGCTGCCCAAGTTCACCGAGGCCACCGGCCCGGGCTACCTGGAGCGGCTGGCCGAGGCCGAAGCCGCCCTGGGGCAGCGGCTGTTCGGGATGCCCGTGCTGGAATCGCCGGAACTGGCCCACCTCGAGCGACGCAGATCCGAACTGCTGGGCGTGGCCGAGGTGCTGGCCAAGCACCGGGAGCGAGTGCTGGCCGTCCGGCTGGGCGTCACCGACCTGTGCGCCGCCTACGGACTGCGCCGCTCACCCGAACTGACCGCCTACGAGCTGCCGTTGGTCGCCAGCGCGATCGGCGACGTGGTCAACGTCCTCGGCCGGACCGACGGCACCGGCTTCACCCTGACCGGGCCGGTCTGGGAGTACTTCCCGCTGCCCGGCGGCGGCCCCGAGCTGGACGGCCTGCGGCGCGAGCTCGAACTCGACCTGGCCAACGGGCTGCTGGGCAAGACCTGCGTGCACCCCAGCCAGCTGCCGGTGGTGCACGCCCGCACGGTGGTCAGCCACGAGGAGTACCGCGACGCCTCGGACATCCTGCGCCGTGAGGCCGGCGGGGTCTCGGCCTCCGACTACCGCAACAAGATGAACGAGGCCGGGCCGCACCGGCGGTGGGCCGAGCGGGTGCTGAGGCGGGCGGCGGCCTTCGGGGTGGCCCGGGCCGGGGTCGGGTTCGCGGAGCTGCTGTCGGCGGTGCGGGGTGGGTGA
- a CDS encoding TerD family protein: MTHVMAKGANISLAAAAVRAVLRWSAVPDAPDVDASALLLGAGGKVQSDADFVFYNQPRHPSGVVRHLPKQRVAGAAEIADTIEVDLAKLPAWVDRVVVAGSVEPGTFHEVSGLRMLLYDAGGDPLAEFQVRGIEAVTALVCGELYRRDGGWKFRAVGQGYASGLSGLATDFGITVDEEAPVPGAAAEQAAEPGTPAVPPPPGAPPVTAPHGVTTAPAPAGQPQAAHPQAAQPTTGPTLPPPPAAPPTVPTPPAAAPAPAPVAAGYGYPPSQPPQQPTQSGYGYPQQQPGYGYPQTMQPPQTQPPHPGYGYPPAPQQAPGVPGVPGVPPQPAPVVDPNFALPPQGPQFQPR, from the coding sequence ATGACGCACGTGATGGCGAAGGGTGCCAATATCTCGCTGGCCGCAGCCGCGGTCCGGGCCGTGCTGCGCTGGAGCGCGGTGCCGGACGCGCCGGACGTGGACGCTTCGGCTCTGCTGCTCGGCGCGGGCGGCAAGGTCCAGTCGGACGCCGACTTCGTCTTCTACAACCAGCCGCGCCACCCCTCCGGGGTGGTCCGCCACCTGCCCAAGCAGCGGGTGGCGGGCGCCGCGGAGATCGCCGACACCATCGAGGTCGACCTGGCCAAGCTCCCGGCCTGGGTCGACCGGGTGGTGGTCGCGGGCTCGGTGGAGCCGGGCACCTTCCACGAGGTCAGCGGGCTGCGGATGCTGCTCTACGACGCCGGCGGCGACCCGCTGGCCGAGTTCCAGGTGCGCGGCATCGAGGCGGTCACCGCGCTGGTCTGCGGCGAGCTCTACCGGCGGGACGGCGGCTGGAAGTTCCGCGCGGTCGGCCAGGGCTACGCGTCCGGCCTGAGCGGCCTGGCCACCGACTTCGGCATCACGGTGGACGAGGAGGCTCCCGTGCCGGGTGCGGCCGCGGAGCAGGCCGCCGAGCCCGGCACCCCGGCCGTGCCGCCACCGCCCGGCGCCCCGCCGGTCACCGCGCCGCACGGCGTCACCACCGCCCCCGCGCCCGCCGGTCAACCGCAGGCTGCTCACCCGCAGGCCGCCCAGCCCACCACCGGCCCGACCCTGCCGCCGCCCCCGGCGGCCCCGCCCACCGTGCCGACGCCACCCGCCGCGGCGCCCGCTCCCGCCCCGGTGGCCGCCGGGTACGGCTACCCGCCGAGCCAGCCGCCGCAGCAGCCGACCCAGTCCGGCTACGGCTATCCGCAGCAGCAGCCCGGCTACGGCTACCCTCAGACCATGCAGCCGCCGCAGACCCAGCCCCCGCACCCCGGTTACGGCTACCCGCCCGCGCCGCAGCAGGCGCCGGGGGTGCCCGGAGTGCCCGGGGTGCCGCCGCAGCCCGCGCCGGTGGTGGACCCCAACTTCGCGCTCCCGCCGCAGGGCCCGCAGTTCCAGCCGCGCTGA
- a CDS encoding coiled-coil domain-containing protein, whose amino-acid sequence MSGSFGSGGGRGSWWRRGNDTQRDEAVAARDAAQLAFYDLEAAQREAELAVETVRAAEDSAMVRQALADYRGLTERINQVTLGYFAALDTADLEAAELPPGAVAEARQRLGHAQQQLTATQAELTAYLARLQPLVQHAEDQLARVAPAVEQAKRELLGATTALDAVRAAGLTATESAARLAALAPELTKLNEGVTRHGIKDTLRRAAEVRRQAAQIRAEAEQLPEQAAGIDRRLASLRTRIDALRTRSAVVEPTLSELRRGFASACWQDLQRVPQQLDEAVRAAEARLAEAARARDEQRWRRRRPRSARFARCWTPPTARRRRSRTGCAG is encoded by the coding sequence GTGAGCGGGTCGTTCGGCAGTGGCGGTGGGCGCGGCTCCTGGTGGCGGCGCGGCAACGACACCCAGCGGGACGAGGCGGTGGCCGCGCGGGATGCGGCGCAGCTGGCCTTCTACGACCTGGAGGCCGCCCAGCGGGAGGCGGAGCTCGCGGTGGAGACGGTGCGGGCGGCCGAGGACTCGGCGATGGTGCGGCAGGCGCTGGCCGACTACCGGGGTCTGACCGAGCGGATCAACCAGGTCACGCTGGGCTACTTCGCCGCGCTGGACACGGCCGACCTGGAGGCCGCCGAGCTGCCGCCGGGGGCCGTCGCCGAGGCCCGGCAGCGCCTGGGGCACGCCCAGCAGCAGTTGACCGCCACGCAGGCCGAACTGACCGCCTACCTCGCCCGGCTGCAGCCGCTGGTGCAGCACGCCGAGGACCAGCTGGCCCGGGTCGCCCCGGCGGTGGAGCAGGCCAAGCGGGAACTGCTGGGCGCCACCACCGCGCTGGACGCCGTGCGGGCCGCCGGGTTGACCGCCACCGAGTCGGCGGCCCGGTTGGCCGCGCTGGCGCCGGAGCTGACCAAGCTCAACGAGGGCGTCACCCGGCACGGCATCAAGGACACCCTGCGGCGCGCCGCGGAGGTCCGGCGGCAGGCGGCTCAGATCCGGGCCGAGGCCGAGCAGTTGCCCGAGCAGGCCGCCGGGATCGACCGCCGGCTGGCCAGCCTGCGCACCCGGATCGACGCGCTGCGCACCAGATCGGCGGTGGTCGAGCCGACCCTCAGCGAGCTGCGCCGGGGGTTCGCCTCGGCCTGCTGGCAGGACCTGCAGCGGGTGCCGCAGCAACTGGACGAGGCCGTGCGGGCCGCCGAGGCCCGGCTCGCCGAAGCCGCCCGGGCCCGTGACGAGCAGCGCTGGCGGAGGCGACGGCCGCGCTCGGCACGGTTCGCGCGCTGCTGGACACCGCCGACGGCTCGGCGCAGGCGGTCGCGGACCGGCTGCGCCGGCTGA
- a CDS encoding cysteine protease StiP domain-containing protein, translating to MRRLTAALPALADTLAGRLRGDERRILVLGSEELMYAPLRLAEALAGALPQAEVRFSSTTRSPVHAVDADGYPIRTVVDFPAPEGEGERYAYNVAPGRRRASRFDAVVLVVDATADTPALHAPDGLPARLRATTDRVVLAVLPTVGALPRPLGGPDFSSYSASEVRWLLTDLSGAALETPTAEREAATQSGRAHYAQSLPVEYQPGPRYQELFRQALAASARRLAVAVGVVAETLLRERGSSLVLASLARAGTPVGLLVRRWLALTHGLTVPHYAVSILRGRGVDRVALRYLAHHHEPRQVAFVDGWTGKGAITRELTAALAGTPFDPALAVLADPGRCVRTYGTREDFLIPSACLNSTVSGLVSRTVLRADLIGPGDFHGAKHYRELAPHDVSARFVDAVCEWFPTVRQEALAAADLLARAGDGREPDWAGWAAVERISERYGLADVNLVKPGVGETTRVLLRRVPWRVLVRAGAGAELEHLRLLAEERDVPVEEVAELPYSCVGLIRPLANGGR from the coding sequence GTGCGCCGGCTCACCGCGGCGCTGCCCGCGCTGGCGGACACCCTGGCCGGCCGGCTGCGCGGCGACGAACGGCGGATCCTGGTGCTCGGCAGCGAGGAGCTGATGTACGCGCCGCTGCGGCTGGCCGAGGCGCTGGCCGGGGCCCTGCCCCAAGCGGAGGTCCGGTTCTCCAGCACCACCCGCTCACCGGTGCACGCGGTGGACGCCGACGGCTACCCGATCCGCACCGTGGTGGATTTCCCGGCACCCGAGGGCGAGGGCGAGCGGTACGCCTACAACGTGGCACCCGGCCGGCGCCGGGCCAGCCGGTTCGACGCCGTGGTCCTGGTGGTCGACGCGACCGCCGACACCCCCGCACTGCACGCACCGGACGGCCTGCCGGCCCGGCTGCGCGCGACCACCGACCGGGTGGTGCTGGCCGTGCTGCCCACGGTCGGGGCGCTGCCGCGCCCCCTCGGCGGCCCCGACTTCTCCTCCTACTCGGCGAGCGAGGTGCGCTGGCTGCTGACCGACCTCTCCGGCGCCGCCCTGGAGACGCCGACCGCCGAGCGCGAGGCCGCGACGCAGTCCGGGCGGGCGCACTACGCCCAGTCGCTGCCAGTGGAGTACCAGCCCGGCCCCCGCTACCAGGAGCTGTTCCGGCAGGCGCTGGCCGCCTCGGCCCGCCGGCTCGCGGTGGCCGTCGGCGTGGTCGCCGAGACCCTGCTCCGGGAGCGCGGCAGCAGCCTGGTGCTGGCCTCGCTGGCCCGGGCCGGCACGCCGGTGGGCCTGCTGGTGCGGCGCTGGCTGGCCCTGACGCACGGTCTGACGGTGCCGCACTACGCGGTGTCGATCCTGCGCGGTCGGGGCGTCGACCGGGTGGCACTGCGCTACCTCGCCCACCACCACGAGCCGCGGCAGGTGGCCTTCGTGGACGGCTGGACCGGCAAGGGCGCGATCACCCGGGAGCTCACGGCCGCGCTGGCCGGCACCCCGTTCGACCCCGCGCTGGCCGTACTGGCCGACCCCGGCCGGTGCGTGCGCACCTACGGCACCCGGGAGGACTTCCTGATCCCGTCGGCCTGCCTCAACTCGACGGTCTCCGGGCTGGTTTCACGCACCGTGCTCCGCGCCGACCTGATCGGCCCCGGGGACTTCCACGGCGCCAAGCACTACCGGGAGTTGGCCCCGCACGACGTCTCCGCACGGTTCGTCGACGCGGTCTGCGAATGGTTTCCGACGGTCCGTCAAGAAGCCCTGGCCGCAGCGGACTTGCTGGCTCGGGCGGGCGACGGCCGGGAGCCGGACTGGGCCGGTTGGGCGGCCGTCGAGCGGATCAGCGAGCGGTACGGGCTGGCCGACGTCAACCTGGTCAAGCCCGGCGTGGGGGAGACCACCCGGGTGCTGCTGCGCCGGGTGCCCTGGCGGGTGCTGGTGCGGGCCGGCGCGGGCGCCGAGCTGGAGCACCTGCGGCTGCTGGCCGAGGAGCGGGACGTTCCGGTGGAGGAGGTGGCCGAGCTGCCGTACTCGTGCGTCGGGTTGATCCGGCCGCTGGCGAACGGCGGGAGGTGA